A region from the Silene latifolia isolate original U9 population chromosome 7, ASM4854445v1, whole genome shotgun sequence genome encodes:
- the LOC141590631 gene encoding putative mitochondrial protein AtMg00300 — translation MCPHKHWFNTYESFNEGRVVVGNNATCEVVGIGSIKVKTAEGKKCTLTNVRHVPALGKNLISLSLLSDLGYEFQSKGEILSVTKGSSLVLKGVKQNSLYVLQGETLTNFAICASVNHKKKTKVWHKRLGHHTGDRGIQQLCKRDLLNGVKVSNLEFNEQRVFGKKHRFKFSKSVHITKEALDPSGC, via the coding sequence ATGTGTCCACACAAGCATTGGTTTAATACTTATGAGTCCTTTAATGAGGGTCGCGTTGTTGTTGGTAACAATGCTACTTGTGAGGTAGTGGGTATTGGGTCAATCAAGGTGAAGACGGCTGAGGGTAAGAAGTGTACTTTGACTAATGTGAGACATGTTCCAGCTTTAGGGAAGAATCTTATATCACTTAGTTTATTAAGTGATTTAGGATATGAGTTCCAGAGTAAAGGGGAGATTTTGTCTGTCACGAAGGGTTCTAGTTTGGTGCTGAAAGGTGTCAAACAAAATTCCTTGTATGTATTACAAGGTGAAACGCTGACTAATTTTGCAATTTGTGCATCCGTGAATCACAAGAAGAAGACTAAGGTTTGGCATAAGCGGCTTGGTCATCATACGGGTGATAGAGGGATACAACAATTGTGCAAGAGGGATCTTCTTAATGGTGTCAAGGTAAGTAACCTTGAGTTTAATGAGCAGCGTGTGTTTGGTAAGAAACACAGATTTAAATTTAGCAAGAGTGTTCATATAACAAAAGAAGCCCTTGACCCTTCGGGGTGCTGA